CCATCCAAAGGCTAGTAACGTCagttactactccctccgatccataaaaagtgtcgcccacttagtgcaaaatttgtactaacttggtacaaaatgagcgacactttttatggatcggagggaatactacATAATGAAATAGACATCTGTATCTATACATATATAAAAACGTATGAGTTAGGGTTTGACGCAAACCAGCTTAGTCACAAAATCTGATCTAAGAGCTCAAGAATTATGCTGAAGAATAACCTATCCCCTATTCCTAGTCATGATGCCATCATCGCTAACTTTATTCAGTTCTTGCCACGATATATTTTATTACTCGGAAATGGTGTGGTTGTCATACCATTTTTTAACAATATTATAACTGTGCTAAGTGAACATAAAAAATTCAAAGGAGTTTCAAATCGGTGGTATTATCTTTTGGGAGATATAATCGTATTTGAAAAATGTGCATGGTATACGTAGTATGTTAATACTTGCTAATTTGAAAATTATAATTGTAGTAAGGTGAGTAACTATATATGACAATCTTCTTACTCAAACAAATAGATGAGAGCTCAGTCTTAATTACTGTTTTTAACACATTTCACAATGCAtatcatttattttgggaGAAACAGTACACATTAAGCATGTTCGATCCAAAGCATAAAAAACATTGAGTATGAAATACTAGTACATAGGAGTGAAATTACACGTAAATGATACACAACATACATACTGTTCTTAAAACAAGCATGTCTTTATTCATTCTTCGACAAAATAGATAGACATATGAAGATAAGTTTGCTGCACCTGGGAGTTGTCGACAGATTGAACATATTATTAAAAATGGTAATCGAATCCATCAAAAtcatttctttttcaacaAAACCAGTAAACCTTGCAATAATTAGAATACTCGTGCGGTCAAGTTTACCTTTAATAAATGGTTGTCTTGGATTAAATAAATTTAGAGCATCTTAAAAGAGCTCTATAATCATCTTGACCCCATTTCAGAGAAATAATCATCATCTTTTCCATCTTtcatagctagctagcttgcttcATGGATTACAACTATAGATGGAGGAATACCAAGGAAATGAAAACTACAAGGATTTTGTTCTGAAAACCTTTACTTTTCTTGTGCTGTTCTGCAGAATTTGGCAAGAGAGGATTTCGTCGATAGCATCGTACGTCGAACTCCAATGAGGCGTGTGGGAGAACCGGAAGAAGTATCGTCGCTGGTCGCTTTTCTCTGTATGCCTGCTTCGTCTTACATCACCGGGCAGACGATATCGGTTGATGGCGGCATGACCATAAATGGATTGTATCCAACTCAGGACTAAACAGTAGAATGCAGATTTTCTGCAACTAGTTGTGTCCAAACACTAAATTACATGCAGCTTTTCAAggttttcagaaaatttgaaggaaaagaaatccCTGGATATAGCTTATCGTGTATCTTGTACAGTTACAAAATTTCACCTGGAAAAAATAGTTGTATGTTGCATGCAACGAGAAAAGATATGTGAATTTGTATCCTAAAACTAATCCACACCGCATTGGCTGGATTCATGAAATGTGCGTGTATGAGAATTGAGAACCTGTATGAGAAGTTCTCGCCGTTTGGCAGAAGCGAGCAAGCGAATTTGGGTGGAGCGAGACAGTCGCGTACAATTATGGAGGGAATCTGTTCAGGGCACACTAATAGCATGTCTGGTATACTATATTTTTGACATGGGCATGTCTGCTATACTTAACTGATATGTTGCGTATGTATGAGCTAGGTAGGGGAGAATGGAATCTGGGTTCAGGCAAAAGACCGTCCGcgagcaagattaatagtTATAGCCTGTTGCAAGCTGCAAGCTCTGCCATGTCATTTTTATGTAGTAGTATAATAGCTAGCATGTATAATAAGTTGGTTATAAAAAACACTATTTTACTAATAGCAGGCCCACATTACAGTCTCACGGGGTGTTTAGGAACACGTGTTGCGGCTGGCTACTAGTTAATAACCCACTTCTCTTCTCTgtccttttctctttcctccaACTAAGCACCAATATAGTATTTAAATTCTTGTAACCAGTTTATAGCCCACCATTATTCTTACTCTAAATGCGTGTCCTAGGTTCCCTAGTCCCTACCCGGGGAACCAGGGTTGGTCTAGGTGTAACATAATGGATCGGTGCTAGGGAAAAAAGTGGTTTTTGCCGTGTATACAAATTGGTTCATGAATACCTACCTATTTTTTTTCGCGGGTATTGTGAATACCTACCTAGACTGTCCTCCTGTAAAaaaactacttcctccgttttataattcttgtctcaaatttgctcaaaaatggatgtgtatatccttaaaaaatgtctagatacatgtaagatttcgacaagaattatgaaacggaggtagtatctATCTGTACATGATTATCCGTACATGATCTAGATACACATCAGCGGGCTTGTGGGGTGTGATCTGAGGCCTATACGTCTGCCTTAGAAATCAAACCAAATCTATCACGGtgcaaatttaattttctaaAATTCTGATAATTGTCAGTCGCAACGcagacttttttttagggaaatcTCAACGTGGATGTGCATATATTATACGCACCGTCGTATACACAATACCTACAAAAGACCGAAATCATAGAGTCTATAGATGCCAAATTTAGCATGTGCATTTTTTACTTTTATTCTCGAGATACATCGCACACATCCGCACAAAAACCGAGTCATGGAGATCGAGAAATCACCGTTGGCACCTACCATCCAAAGGATAGTCTCGTCTTATTGAGAGACACACGTGACAACATCCACAAAAGATCAGAATCATCGAGTCTCGAAATTGAGGAGGTCTATCGAAACTAAGAAACAGGGAGGTCAAAGATAGGGGGGCGACTAATTCAAGGGGCTCCGCCGGGGGGACATGGCGGGCTAATTCTGCAACTCATTTTTTGGGCTGCCAGGAAAGAGTTCTTTGTcttgctttttatttttattctcTTGACTTTTGATTTTTAgcctttgctttttttttcaacttttaaTTCCTCCGTTTTGATTTGAAGGTTTTGATTGTTCAACTTTTCATGCTAGATTTTAATTTTCAACTTTTATATTGTTTGCATAATTTCTTTGAAAATACCTGACCACTTGTCGACGTTGACTCCCCGACGGCACGCATGGACGTGGGCGGCACACTGGGATCCGGGCCCTTCTGGTGGCCGATGTTCCTCTCCTTCAGCACGGCAGCAGATCCATGACGACAAACATGCCCGTGCGGGGACAAGCCGTGGCGGCGTGGAGCCGGCCTTCTCCACGGGAGTTTGCGGCGCACGCGGGGAGAAAAGGCGACGACGCAAGAAGATGACGAGGGGAGGAGAGGCAGGTCGAGAGAAGATATGGAGCGGCGgtcgagggaggagagagcgagtgggaaaaaaataaacattgtttttttagtAAGGATGGGGATGGTGGAATGTGGAATAGGACGAACACCAAAAGAGTCAAAGAGATGTTTCGCAAAGGTAGGGCCAAAACAGGACCTCAAACATAGGGTCCGGGTACACCCATCTCACTAGTGACCACCAACTGATGACTGATGGTTCTCTCTGAGTGTGCACCGTAGTGCTCATCGTCTGGGGAACAGATAGGTAGAGAAGCCGAAAAGAGCAACCAGAGGTTGGCCGATGGCTGCGGCGGAGACCTCGGGCAAGGCGGGGGCGCCGGGGAGGTGGTCTCTTCACGGCAAGACCGCCCTCGTCACCGGCGGCACCCGCGGGATAGGGTACCCCTTTTGGCCCTCCACCTATCTCTTCACTAGCAAGCACTGACGCCCCCAATCCGCGAGATTCCCTCGACACTTGACATGAGGAGTCCCTGTGATGCGCAGGCGTGCGGTGGTGGAGGAACTTGCGGCGCTAGGGGCGGCCGTGCACACCTGCTCCCGGAAGGAGTCGGAGCTGGGCGAGCGCCTGAAGGAGTGGGAGGCCAAGGGCTTCCGGGTCACCACCTCTGTCTGCGACCTTTCCGTACGGGACCAGCGTGACCGCCTGGCCGGCGAGGTCGCCGAACGTTTCGGCGGCAAGCTCGACATCCTCGTGAGTCGGAACCAATCCTTCTCTGTCTCAATCTATATACTGTACCTGTTAAAAATCTAGCAGCATCGACATTTCTCTGAATGCAAGCCTGCAATGGAGTTCAAGTTATGCAATAGACCTGTACTATACGTCTACTATACCCCGTCCTACCCAAGAAACTTTGACTAATGTTGAGATAGCAATGAGAACAGGGAAGTCAAAGAGAAAAGACCAGAAAGTAAAATTGGCATGGTACATCTTGGCACCAAACCTAACACACCCTAAATCCATGTACTCCTACTACATAGACTCGTACCTCTCACTAATTCATTGTCAATCATGTCCGTGGTTTATTCAGCTTTCCTCACTTTCAGGGCCAATTATGTTAATCTCACGACAACATGTTACAGTTGCAGAAGGACACTCCCAACGGAAATTATCTTATACGAGTAGTTCTTATGTTAATGCTGTAGCAGTGCAGCACATAGTTGAATTCAAGATCTGAAAAATTGTAACATGAGGTTGAATGGAGGATTTTGATGGCTCCATTAATCTTCTGATGAAAAATGTGAGCTGAAGTTAAATTACAGATGTGCTGGTGAAGTTCTTTTAATGGCATAGGCCAATATTTTCACTTGAGATCTGCATTCATTCAAATGTAGCTCAATTCCACTAAAATCTGTGGTTACCAGAGTACAGGACGACATGCTGACCCTGCAAGATGAACTGTTTGCTGAATCTCCATTTCATTTTCTGTTATGTTTCCATTAATGCTGATTCCACACCGTGAATGCTcgtctttatttttttttactatctTGACTTCTCTTTAATGTAAACAATGTAGGCGCAAACATAAGAAAGCTAACCACTCAATGTTCTGTATAAATTTACTCACTCTGATGGCCAGTAATCTTGAATCTGCATTTTATTTGTGCCAATTTGCACTGACTTTCTTCATTTCCTGTTTAAGGTAAACAATGTGGGGACAAACATAAGAAAACCTACTACTGAATATTCTTCAGAAGATTACTCATTTGTCATGGCCACTAATCTTGAATCCGGGTATCATTTGTGCCAACTTGCACATCCTCTTCTAAAAGCATCTGGTTCGGGCAGCATTGTTTTTGTATCATCTGTTTGTGGAGTAGTAGCCGTATTTAGCGGCACTATATATGCTATGACTAAAGGTAATTATATAGCTCACTACTGCCTATGGCTTTGATTTCCTGAGCATGTGTAAACATTAGGTGTGTCAGACATCTCATGTGTGTAACCAGCTATGGTTTCTGTTCAGGTGCCATCAACCAATTAACCAAGAACCTAGCATGTGAATGGGCAAAAGATGGCATAAGAGCCAACTCTGTTGCTCCATGGTACATAACAACTTCACTTACGGAAGGAGTAAGTGTCTTGCTTTGAATATTGATCTGAAGTCTGCATAGCACTTTGGAACATCATATTGTTGGATCCATGATTCTGACTTAGTATGCAGACTACAGCAACTGTAAATTGATTGTGGATATCCTTTTTACTTACTTGCCTCTAAGACTAATTAAGTTTTAGTCTACCGGTCTCTgccatatactccctccgtcccaaaataagtgacatggatttgtatagattcttatacaaatacACGTcgcttattttgggacggagggagtatatgtttacCTGATTTGTTTGTCTTGGGAGCATCGGTTCCCAGCTTGCGCTGATTTAACTACACTTTTTGCCAGTTGACTTATTTACGATAATAACCTCGTATTAGTATCAGTTGCTGACAGAAATTAGCGCAAAAAAGCATGCTTTTACTTATATTCAAATTGCATTGCTAGAAATGCCACTTGctaaatatatatgtatacatATTACTGTTAGCACGTAATGTAGCCAATAACATTATGTTGATTTCAGACTGTACCTTCCTTTACTATCAGAGAATGAACAGTGTCACAGTCATGCTGTTGTATTAACTGATTGACAAGGATTATAATGGTTATACCTTAGCTCTTTGCATCTGTATAAGGTATGCACCTTATAAGATGGAAAGCTGGGAGCAGATGTATGTACATTCTGTAAATCCCCAATAAGTATATTCATGGTGGATTCTTGGAAAGATGGTACAGCCTGCATTATTAAAACCGTTAAGTATGGTAAAATAATTGCGCACACCAATTTACAGTTATGCCTACATCAATTCAGGGTGAAGTTAGGATTGTGAATTCCTGCTGAGCTGAATACTGTCTGGCACCCTGAATAGATACGCTAAAGATTTTTACAACTGTTTcccatgttcttttttttttgttgagaaaagGGGTTCCCCCCCAGCTTCATTAATGAAGCCATAGATAGTTCTACGAGGAGATAAAACAATAGAGGTTCCCATGCTAATTTGTATGATTGTATCCATAATAATATAGAAGCACaacataaatatattttgttaTTCCCCACTTTGCTTCTTCGTAATAGTAAAAATGGAAGGAAAGTTGTATTACAGCCACATGTGGAAGTTGTCTTCTATTTGCAAGAACACTTGAGTGATGAACTCTTTCATTTCCGTATGTACTTATGTAACCTCCGAGAAAATGGAAACTATGATCCCTgaaactctctttttttgtgcAGCTTTTGGCGAATAAGGAGTTTGAGGCCAGTGTTGTGAATTGTACTCCACTTAGGCGTGTCGGAGAACCAGGAGAAGTATCATCGCTGGTTGCTTTCCTCTGCATGCCTGGTTCCACTTACATAACCGGCCAGACGATCTCTGTGGATGGAGGTATGACTGTCAAAGGGCTCTATCCAAGTTAAACAGTATCAGGGAAGACACTGCGTTTCTCGTTGTTGCCCAGGAGGCAACCATATCATCTTGTGTTCTTGGCAAACCAGAATAAATATTCATGTAAACTGAGCTCATCATAAATCCAGACCACGGTCATTAGCCATTGTTGAAGCCAGCCATGTGAAGAAGGTTATGGTCAGATTTATGCGATGCCTTGCCGCGCTTTAATTTACCAACGCACACAATGTATTCTTTCAGCTTCTACACTTGCCGTTCCAGTTATTTATCATGTACTCTCCCAATCAGTTCAACCTGGATCATTCTGAATCACTGGCGGCAGGAGGGTGGGCTGGCTTCCCCGATGTGCGTGAACTCACCTACAAGGGTGAAGCCGTGAAGGCGTGTGAGAGTCGCATGCCGCGGCGAACACATCACACAACGCTGCACAAGCATTGGTAACCAGAGGTTAAAGAAACGTTGCAGCTCGGACACAGTAAAGTGCAAGGTAGTGCGAAGAAGGTCCCACAAGCCCTTGCTTTTGCAGCTACTTCCTTCGCGCTGTCAACTCCTGATCTGGATGCTCTGTCAGGGGATGCTCATCTCTGCACATGTCTCCTGGGCGTGggagccgcctcctcctgccaTGGTCACCGGTTCACTCACGGTTCACTCATCAGGAGCAAGCTTCATGAGCTGCTGTTGCGCCATGCATCAGCCAGCCACACCGAGACACTCCAGGATGATGCGGCTCGATGAACTTTCTATTTTCTGCTTTTAAATTGTCTGTTTACTGTAGCATTTCTCATTTTGTCGGATCaagtatttatttttgcagcAGAATGTACAATTGGTTTCATTATTAGTAATGGAACCGGGAGGCCTGGCCTCCTgatactctaaaaaaaaggtccCACAAGATACGTAAGCTAAGCAGTCTCCGCTTCCACTCGTGCGCAGCAGTTCTGCTCGTCAGTTCGTGAACGGGATAAGCATTAGCAGAGACGCTAGAGACACTCGGCAGGATTGAAGCAGCGAGATGGACGCGGCGGATCAGACCTCAGCCAAGGCGGTGGCGCCAAGGAAGTGGTCTCTGCACGGCAAGACGGCCCTCGTCACCGGCGGCACACGCGGCATCGGGTAATTAAACTCCCCCCCATTCCCCAACGCCCGCTACCATCAGTGCGCGATTTCGTCGAACGGTTAGCGTGAGCAAGCAGCTCGTTTCGGTGAGCAGGCGTGCGGTAGTGGAGGAGCTGGCGGCGCTGGGCGCGGCCGTGCACACCTGCTCGCGGAAGGAGGCGGAGCTGGGCGAGCGCCTACATGAGTGGAGGCCAAGGGCTTCCGCGTCACCGTCTCCATCTGCGACCTCTCCGTGCGGGAGCGCCTGATCCGCGAGGTCCGCGATCGATTCGGCAGCAAGCTCGACATACTCGTGAGTCAGGACTACCTCCCCTGCCCTCCCGTCAGTTTGTTCATCGTTTCGATCTGCGAATGCAGCATCGATGGCTCAGCGTGTAGACCCTAGTTCGAAGTGGGCTCTTTTGTCCGGTGAAAGCTAAAAGGTTCTACAGTAACAGCGGGCAAGAAGAGAgattagggcatctccaagggtgaCTACCTAAATGGACATGCCATCCGTCCGTTCGTCCACCGTCCGGACAATTTGGTAAGTGTCCATTTAGCACATCATCCAATGGATACAAGCTAAAATGTCCGCGTTTCAAATTGTCCACACCTATTTTTCAATGAGTTCTATTACCATACAACTATGTATTCAACAATATCAATGCAATTGTAGAgtgcaaattaattaaaatgACATGGTCCAAATATCTCAAATGACAAAGTTCAAATATCTCAAATGACCATGTTCAAAAATCTCAATGACATAGTATCAAAATAAGCACAAATCATATGATGCACCATCACAAGATCAAATGCCATTTTGTGCCAAGATTTTGTCACGAAGATTTTCATGCCACAATTTTGTCTTGGCATCCATCAAGCTTTTGTTGGCCAACATGATCCTCGACTCCTCGGTGAATCTAGTGAGCCCAACTTGTTCGGCCTCGGTCACCGCCCTCATTGCTTCAATTTCAAgtctcttctcctccctctttgcTTC
This is a stretch of genomic DNA from Brachypodium distachyon strain Bd21 chromosome 1, Brachypodium_distachyon_v3.0, whole genome shotgun sequence. It encodes these proteins:
- the LOC100837913 gene encoding tropinone reductase homolog At5g06060, translating into MAAAETSGKAGAPGRWSLHGKTALVTGGTRGIGRAVVEELAALGAAVHTCSRKESELGERLKEWEAKGFRVTTSVCDLSVRDQRDRLAGEVAERFGGKLDILVNNVGTNIRKPTTEYSSEDYSFVMATNLESGYHLCQLAHPLLKASGSGSIVFVSSVCGVVAVFSGTIYAMTKGAINQLTKNLACEWAKDGIRANSVAPWYITTSLTEGLLANKEFEASVVNCTPLRRVGEPGEVSSLVAFLCMPGSTYITGQTISVDGGMTVKGLYPS